One stretch of Caloenas nicobarica isolate bCalNic1 chromosome 4, bCalNic1.hap1, whole genome shotgun sequence DNA includes these proteins:
- the AUP1 gene encoding lipid droplet-regulating VLDL assembly factor AUP1 isoform X1, whose amino-acid sequence MEPPGPGPERLFDSHRFPTDGFLLLALLLYAPVGLCLLVLRLFIGAHVFLVSCALPDSVLRRFIVRVMCSVLGLFVRQSDPRLRDASVRVYIANHVTQFDHNVINLLTSCNTPALNAAPGFLCWSRGFLELGAGSRAEELVHSLKAYSSHQANPPLLLFPEEAATNGRAGLLHFSSWPFSVADVVQPVALHVQRPLVTVSVADSSWITELLWTFFAPFTVYQVRWLPSVSRRAEEPSEDFALRVQELLAVELGVVSTRLTAADKAEHMKRLRHTSLLPFAPGSSQPLAARLRVPSGLGAAEDMRIVAMAQRVKEVLPHVPLEVIRTDLARTSCVDTTIANLLEGSVPFCPESGEDSADLPAPAPSPPAAAPSAQGSAAAPAQPAPKQFAKSPVERHLSLQERKRALYDYARSRFAQKLRAARGGP is encoded by the exons aTGGAGCCCCCGGGCCCGGGCCCCGAGCGGCTCTTCGACTCGCACCG GTTCCCGACCGATGGGTtcctgctcctggccctgctgctgtACGCGCCCGTGGGGCTCTGCCTGCTCGTCCTGCGCCTATTCATCGGTGCCCACGTCTTCCTGGTCAGCTGCGCCCTGCCCGACAGCGTCTTGCGCCG GTTTATTGTACGTGTGATGTGCTCCGTGCTGGGCTTATTTGTGCGGCAAAGCGACCCCCGGCTTCGCGACGCTAGCGTGCGTGTGTACATCGCCAACCACGTGACACAGTTCGATCATAACGTCATCAACCTTCTGACCTCATGTAACACG CCCGCGCTGAACGCTGCCCCCGGATTCCTCTGCTGGTCGCGGGGGTTcctggagctgggagccggCAGCCgagcagaggagctggtgcATTCTCTGAAGGCGTATTCGTCCCACCAAGCCAACCCCCCACTGCTGCTCTTCCCGGAGGAGGCGGCCACCAATGGCCGGGCCGGCCTGCTGCACTTCAG CTCCTGGCCATTCTCCGTGGCAGACGTGGTGCAGCCCGTGGCCCTGCACGTCCAGAGGCCCTTGGTCACTGTG AGCGTCGCTGACTCCTCCTGGatcacagagctgctctggacCTTCTTTGCTCCCTTCACAGTTTATCAAGTAAG GTGGCTGCCGTCTGTCTCCAGACGAGCTGAAGAGCCAAGCGAGGATTTTGCGCTCCGAGTTCAGGAG ctcctggccGTGGAGCTGGGTGTGGTATCCACACGGCTCACCGCAGCAGACAAAGCTGAGCACATGAAGAGGCTGAGACACACGTCGCTGCTCCCCTTCGCCCCTG GCTCCAgccagcccctggcagcccGGCTCCGGGTCCCCTCCGGCCTTGGCGCTGCTGAGGACATGCGGATCGTGGCGATGGCGCAGCGGGTGAAGGAGGTGCTGCCCCACGTGCCTCTGGAGGTCATCAGGACAGACCTGG CCCGTACCAGCTGTGTGGACACCACCATTGCCAACCTGCTGGAGGGCAGCGTGCCGTTCTGCCCTGAGAGCGGGGAGGACAGCGCTGACCTGcctgccccggccccctccccgccTGCAGCCGCGCCCAGCGCCCAGGGCTCCGCGGCAGCACCTGCCCAG CCAGCCCCAAAGCAGTTTGCAAAGTCCCCCGTGGAGCGGCACCTGTCCCTGCAGGAGCGGAAGCGAGCGCTGTACGACTACGCCAGGAG CCGGTTCGCCCAGAAGCTCCGTGCGGCGCGCGGCGGCCCGTGA
- the HTRA2 gene encoding serine protease HTRA2, mitochondrial isoform X1, which produces MAALARGARVPRARCWCRALCGPPGVLAPPPPPAPPRPSAGASAPPPPPPPPSAGARALAAALGAGAAALVLLWLRGSEARRAPLPALPALRAAVPAPPPASPRAAFNFIADVVEKTAPALVYVEIVGRHPFSGRDVPISNGSGFLVSPDGLIVTNAHVVANRRRVRVKLASGEQYDAVVQDVDQVADIATIKIKAKHPLPTLPLGRSCEVRQGEFVVAMGSPFALQNTITSGIVSSAQRGSRELGLTASDMEYIQTDAAIDFGNSGGPLVNLQDGEVIGVNTMKVTSGISFAIPSDRLRKFLQKEEQRKGSWFGNTETKRRYIGVMMLTLTPSILAELKLRDPSFPDVAHGVLIHRVIIGSPAHQAGLKAGDVVLEINGQPSRRAEDVYEAVRTQQSLALLVRRGYDTLLVSVVPEVTE; this is translated from the exons ATGGCGGCGCTGGCGCGTGGGGCGCGGGTCCCGCGCGCGCGGTGCTGGTGCCGGGCGCTGTGCGGGCCCCCCGGGGTCCTAGCGCCGCCTCCTCCCCCTGCGCCTCCGCGCCCCTCCGCCGGGGCCtcggcgccgccgcctcctccgccTCCTCCGTCCGCCGGGGCCCGGGCgctggcggcggcgctgggcgccggggcggcggcgctggtgctgctgtggctCCGGGGGAGCGAGGCCCGGcgggccccgctgcccgccctgcccgccctgcgCGCCGCcgtgcccgccccgccgcccgcctcgCCCCGCGCCGCCTTCAACTTCATCGCCGACGTGGTGGAGAAGACGGCGCCGGCGCTGGTCTACGTGGAGATCGTGGGCAG ACATCCCTTTTCGGGCCGTGACGTGCCCATCTCCAATGGCTCGGGCTTCCTGGTGTCTCCGGACGGGCTCATTGTGACCAACGCGCACGTGGTGGCGAACCGGCGGCGCGTGCGGGTGAAGCTGGCCAGCGGCGAGCAGTACGACGCTGTGGTGCAGGACGTGGACCAGGTCGCGGACATCGCCACCATCAAGATCAAGGCGAAG CACCCGCTGCCCACGCTGCCCCTCGGGCGCTCCTGCGAGGTGCGGCAGGGCGAGTTCGTGGTGGCCATGGGCAGCCCGTTCGCCCTGCAGAACACCATCACCTCCGGCATCGTCAGCTCGGCCCAGCGCGGCAGCCGGGAGCTGGGCCTGACCGCCTCTGACATGGAGTACATCCAGACCGACGCTGCCATCGAT TTTGGGAACTCTGGGGGCCCCCTCGTCAACCTG CAGGACGGCGAAGTGATTGGGGTCAACACCATGAAGGTGACATCGGGCATCTCCTTTGCCATCCCCTCCGACCGGCTGCGCAAGTTCCTGCAGAAGGAGGAGCAGCGCAAGG GCTCTTGGTTCGGCAACACAGAGACAAAGCGCCGCTACATCGGGGTGATGATGCTGACGCTCACGCCCAG CATCCTGGCGGAGCTGAAGCTGCGTGACCCCAGCTTCCCCGACGTGGCGCACGGGGTGCTGATCCACAGGGTGATCATCGGTTCCCCGGCCCATCA GGCAGGGCTGAAGGCGGGCGATGTGGTGCTGGAGATCAATGGGCAGCCGTCGCGGCGCGCGGAGGACGTGTACGAGGCCGTGCGGacgcagcagagcctggcctTGCTGGTGCGGCGCGGCTACGACACGCTGCTGGTGAGCGTCGTCCCCGAGGTGACGGAGTAG
- the HTRA2 gene encoding serine protease HTRA2, mitochondrial isoform X2, which translates to MAALARGARVPRARCWCRALCGPPGVLAPPPPPAPPRPSAGASAPPPPPPPPSAGARALAAALGAGAAALVLLWLRGSEARRAPLPALPALRAAVPAPPPASPRAAFNFIADVVEKTAPALVYVEIVGRHPFSGRDVPISNGSGFLVSPDGLIVTNAHVVANRRRVRVKLASGEQYDAVVQDVDQVADIATIKIKAKHPLPTLPLGRSCEVRQGEFVVAMGSPFALQNTITSGIVSSAQRGSRELGLTASDMEYIQTDAAIDFGNSGGPLVNLDGEVIGVNTMKVTSGISFAIPSDRLRKFLQKEEQRKGSWFGNTETKRRYIGVMMLTLTPSILAELKLRDPSFPDVAHGVLIHRVIIGSPAHQAGLKAGDVVLEINGQPSRRAEDVYEAVRTQQSLALLVRRGYDTLLVSVVPEVTE; encoded by the exons ATGGCGGCGCTGGCGCGTGGGGCGCGGGTCCCGCGCGCGCGGTGCTGGTGCCGGGCGCTGTGCGGGCCCCCCGGGGTCCTAGCGCCGCCTCCTCCCCCTGCGCCTCCGCGCCCCTCCGCCGGGGCCtcggcgccgccgcctcctccgccTCCTCCGTCCGCCGGGGCCCGGGCgctggcggcggcgctgggcgccggggcggcggcgctggtgctgctgtggctCCGGGGGAGCGAGGCCCGGcgggccccgctgcccgccctgcccgccctgcgCGCCGCcgtgcccgccccgccgcccgcctcgCCCCGCGCCGCCTTCAACTTCATCGCCGACGTGGTGGAGAAGACGGCGCCGGCGCTGGTCTACGTGGAGATCGTGGGCAG ACATCCCTTTTCGGGCCGTGACGTGCCCATCTCCAATGGCTCGGGCTTCCTGGTGTCTCCGGACGGGCTCATTGTGACCAACGCGCACGTGGTGGCGAACCGGCGGCGCGTGCGGGTGAAGCTGGCCAGCGGCGAGCAGTACGACGCTGTGGTGCAGGACGTGGACCAGGTCGCGGACATCGCCACCATCAAGATCAAGGCGAAG CACCCGCTGCCCACGCTGCCCCTCGGGCGCTCCTGCGAGGTGCGGCAGGGCGAGTTCGTGGTGGCCATGGGCAGCCCGTTCGCCCTGCAGAACACCATCACCTCCGGCATCGTCAGCTCGGCCCAGCGCGGCAGCCGGGAGCTGGGCCTGACCGCCTCTGACATGGAGTACATCCAGACCGACGCTGCCATCGAT TTTGGGAACTCTGGGGGCCCCCTCGTCAACCTG GACGGCGAAGTGATTGGGGTCAACACCATGAAGGTGACATCGGGCATCTCCTTTGCCATCCCCTCCGACCGGCTGCGCAAGTTCCTGCAGAAGGAGGAGCAGCGCAAGG GCTCTTGGTTCGGCAACACAGAGACAAAGCGCCGCTACATCGGGGTGATGATGCTGACGCTCACGCCCAG CATCCTGGCGGAGCTGAAGCTGCGTGACCCCAGCTTCCCCGACGTGGCGCACGGGGTGCTGATCCACAGGGTGATCATCGGTTCCCCGGCCCATCA GGCAGGGCTGAAGGCGGGCGATGTGGTGCTGGAGATCAATGGGCAGCCGTCGCGGCGCGCGGAGGACGTGTACGAGGCCGTGCGGacgcagcagagcctggcctTGCTGGTGCGGCGCGGCTACGACACGCTGCTGGTGAGCGTCGTCCCCGAGGTGACGGAGTAG